In a single window of the Synechococcus sp. HK05 genome:
- the fba gene encoding class II fructose-bisphosphate aldolase (catalyzes the reversible aldol condensation of dihydroxyacetonephosphate and glyceraldehyde 3-phosphate in the Calvin cycle, glycolysis, and/or gluconeogenesis) — protein MALVPLRLLLDHAAENGYGIPAFNVNNLEQVQSIMEAAYETDSPVILQASRGARQYAGENFLRHLILAAVETYPDIPVVMHQDHGNSPATCFGAAANGFTSVMMDGSLMADAKTPASYEYNVAVTKEVVDVAHAIGVSVEGELGCLGSLETGMGEAEDGHGFEGKLDHSQLLTDPAEAADFVAKTKVDALAIAIGTSHGAYKFTRKPTGEVLAISRIAEIHKAIPNTHLVMHGSSSVPQEWLDMINKFGGAIPETYGVPVEEIQEGIRNGVRKVNIDTDNRLAFTAAVREAAAKDPANFDPRHFNKPARAYMKQVCLDRYQQFWCAGNASKIKQRDINYYAGLYAKGELDPKTAVAA, from the coding sequence ATGGCGCTCGTCCCGCTTCGGCTGCTGCTCGACCACGCCGCTGAAAACGGCTACGGCATCCCTGCTTTCAACGTGAACAACCTGGAGCAGGTGCAGTCGATCATGGAGGCGGCCTACGAGACCGACTCCCCGGTGATCCTGCAGGCCTCCCGCGGCGCCCGTCAGTACGCCGGTGAGAACTTCCTGCGCCACCTGATCCTGGCTGCCGTGGAAACCTATCCCGACATCCCGGTTGTGATGCACCAGGACCACGGCAATAGCCCCGCCACCTGCTTCGGTGCCGCCGCCAACGGCTTCACCTCGGTGATGATGGACGGCTCGCTGATGGCCGACGCCAAGACCCCCGCCAGCTACGAGTACAACGTGGCTGTAACCAAGGAAGTGGTGGATGTGGCCCACGCCATCGGCGTGAGCGTGGAAGGTGAGCTGGGCTGCCTGGGCTCCCTGGAAACCGGCATGGGCGAGGCCGAGGACGGCCACGGTTTCGAAGGCAAGCTCGACCACAGCCAGCTGCTCACCGATCCCGCTGAGGCTGCCGACTTCGTGGCCAAGACCAAGGTGGATGCCCTGGCCATTGCCATCGGCACCAGCCACGGCGCTTACAAGTTCACCCGCAAGCCCACCGGCGAAGTGCTGGCCATCAGCCGCATCGCTGAAATCCACAAGGCCATCCCCAACACCCACCTGGTGATGCACGGCTCCTCCTCGGTGCCCCAGGAGTGGCTCGACATGATCAACAAGTTCGGTGGTGCCATCCCCGAGACCTACGGCGTGCCCGTGGAAGAAATCCAGGAAGGCATCCGCAACGGCGTGCGCAAGGTGAACATCGACACCGACAACCGCCTCGCCTTCACCGCCGCTGTGCGTGAAGCTGCCGCTAAGGATCCCGCCAACTTCGATCCCCGCCACTTCAACAAGCCCGCCCGGGCCTACATGAAGCAGGTGTGCCTCGATCGTTACCAGCAGTTCTGGTGTGCCGGCAACGCCAGCAAGATCAAGCAGCGCGACATCAACTACTACGCCGGTCTGTACGCCAAGGGCGAACTCGACCCCAAGACCGCTGTCGCCGCCTGA